GGTGTGACGAAAGGGCAGCGACCGTCTTCATCAAGATTCAATTCGACGCCGGGAAGATCAGTTTTTTCAAGGTGAACCGGACGGGTAAAGCGCAGCAGAAATTCTTGAGCGCTTAAATTGATTTCTCTCCGGATACGAAGGATGTCGAAAGGTGTGAGGATAATCTTAATATTGCCGCAGCAGGCGGTAAAGCAAGATATGCCGGGATAACAGCGGAATTTGATTTTACTGTCCAGGGTGTATTTTTTGGGAAGTATATTGCTGGGGTTTTTTTCATAACCAAAAAGGTTTTTGGCAGTAGATGTATTAGGAGAAGTTTTTGAGTCGCTCATAGTACTGTTACCTCGAAAAATAATTTATTGCTTGAACTTGCGAAGTGGGTAAAAAAACCAAAAAAAGATTTATAATCCTGATGAGTTAATCAAGAAAATAGCAAATAATGGGGTCGAATTCATTATTATCGGAATCTCGTTCAGCAGGCTACAAGCTGGATAATTGAAATCGTAAACACCAAATTGTCTGACATAATTTTTCAGACGATTTTGCAGTCAGACACCTTAACCACCACCAGAGCTGTTGTCAATTTCATTTGTATTTAATCGTCAAGTGAAGCTGATACCGGACATTATTGATTGATCATAAATGTTGTGAAAAAGTTCTCTCGAAATAATTCCAGAAGGATCATGCAAAGCGAAATGAGTATGCAATTTTTGATGAATTACTTGAAGTATCAATTGGGCGTTTATGACCCGTAGGAATTCAATCGCAAAGGACTAAAAAGAGAGGGCTTTGTAGGAGTTGAAGATGATAGAGGGTGTCACAATGTATCAGTCGCTCTTTCCAAGGTCAAAGTAAGATGTGAAAGTCTTTTGGATGAGCTAATATTTTTACCCGATGTTTTTTCTTGACAATTAGTATTTGAAAAATTATACAATCGATTCATTGGAAAATGAGTGAGGCCTCATTTTTGTGCGGTAAGGACAACTAAACCCCTTGTTTTTATTGTAAAATTTTCGTTTTATCAGGGAGTTATGTCGTTGTAACGGTTTGCGTTCTTTTCAAGTTTAAGGTTTTTAAGGTAGTTGAAATCCTGTTTTTTTGCGAAAGGAGTTGTTGAAATATTGTTATTTTTTCAATTTCTAACACAGAAAAACAAATTTAATTGCCAGAATATATTTAGGTAAGAGCGGGTTTCGCATTATGTGAAACCGGAAAGTTCAATTTAAGCGAGGAGGTATGTAAATGCCAAGCTATGTAGAAACTGCAAAATGTGACGGTTGTAAAGGCGGCGATAAAACTGCCTGCATGTACATCTGCCCCAATGACCTGATGGTCTTGAATGTTGAGGCGATGAAGGCATACAACCAAGAGCCTGATGCATGCTGGGAATGCTATTCCTGTGTGAAAATCTGCCCGCAGGGCGCGATTGCTGTTCGTGGTTATAATGACTTTGTACCCATGGGCGGTCAGGTGCATCCGATGAGGAGTTCCGACTCCATCATGTGGACCGTTAAATTCCGTAACGGTAACATGAAACGTTTCAAGTTCCCCATCCGGACAACGGCTGAGGGCGCTGCCAATGCTTATTTAGGAAAGAAGGGTGGAAGTCTCGACGATGAGAAACTGCTCCTTGAAGGCGATCTGCCTACCCCTAAAAAATAACCAGCAGAAGGTACAGAACTAAAATTGTTTAGTTTTTTAATTTATTCCTAAATTTAAGGAGGAATTGAATATGGCGTTACCAAATAAGCCGTTGGGCGAACTGCCCGCCGTAACCAATCCTGCAATTGTCGAGCATGATTGTGACGTTCTTATCGTTGGCGGCGGAATGGCTGCTTGCGGTACAGCATTTGAGATAAAAAAATGGGCATCAGATGATCTTAAGATTCTCCTGGTTGACAAAGCTTCCATGGAGCGTTCCGGTGCTGTTGCTCAGGGTCTTTCCGCTATTAATACATATATCGGCTCAAACCCGATTGAAAATTACGTGAAAATGGTTAGAAACGACCTCATGGGCGTTGTCCGTGAAGACCTTATTTACGATCTTGGCCGTCATGTTGACGAGTCTGTAAAGCTTTTTGAAGAATGGGGTCTGCCCATCTGGAAAATCGCTGAAGACGGAAGCAACCTGGACGGTGCTAAACCTGCTAAAACCCTGCGCGAAGGCGGAACGCCTGTTCGTACCGGTAAATGGCAGATCATGATCAACGGTGAATCCTACAAGTGTATCGTTGCCGAGCCTGCAAAAGCTGCTCTTGGCGAACAAAACTGCTTGGAAAGAATTTTCATCGTGAAAATGCTTCTTGATAAGAATGTA
This genomic stretch from Pseudomonadota bacterium harbors:
- the aprB gene encoding adenylyl-sulfate reductase subunit beta yields the protein MPSYVETAKCDGCKGGDKTACMYICPNDLMVLNVEAMKAYNQEPDACWECYSCVKICPQGAIAVRGYNDFVPMGGQVHPMRSSDSIMWTVKFRNGNMKRFKFPIRTTAEGAANAYLGKKGGSLDDEKLLLEGDLPTPKK